Genomic segment of Salvelinus alpinus chromosome 23, SLU_Salpinus.1, whole genome shotgun sequence:
CTTAGCTCTCCAGTTCATAAAGACtgagagcgagagcgcgagagagagattcCTTTTGGCGCTTAGCTCTCCAGTTCATAAAGACtgagagcagagagcgagagcgcgagagagagattcCTTTTGGCGCTTAGCTCTCCAGTTCATAAAGACTgagaacagagagcgagagcgcgagagagagattcCTTTTGGCGCTTAGCTCTCCAGTTCATAAAGACTgagaacagagagcgagagcgcgagagagagattcCTTTTGGCGCTTAGCTCTCCAGTTCATAAAGACTgagaacagagagcgagagcgcgagagagagattcCTTTTGGCGCTTAGCTCTCCAGTTCATAAAGACTGAGAGCAGAGAGCAACACTCTCAGTCTTCACTACGGCTGTTCTAGAGGTATGAACACGGGGAACCAAACAGACAAAGTACAGAAGTACGGACTCGTTGCAATGTTGAAATCGTAGCAGTGGAGGACAATTGATGAACACTGATTTGCAACCTTTCCCCCTCTCGTTTACATCCATGTCTGAAGAGGAATAAGAAGAGAACATTTCAAAAGGACTAGGTGAGTTTTCCATCTTTACATCAATGGCAAATGAGTAGGGAAGGACACTTCCATAATGACTACCATGAATGCTTATTATAAACGAATGTCCATAAACAAATCCAAGTTGCATTAGTGTCCATCAGTGGTTATTGGTAGACACAGAGAGTAACGTTCCCTTTTTGCAGTGACATGCGGTGAGGTCGGTGCCTGGGTAGGCACTGGCTATTATCAAAGCCAGATTTACTCACAAATAAACCTTGATGAAGCCTAAGGTCACCATACAACACACAACAGCTCCAACAACATTAATCGAAATTAACAAACAATTTCCACCAAACGTAAATACCAATGTAGCCAAGTTACACAAGCGATAGCCTCCGATGGTGGAATATTTCATCCATGACACAAAATGACACACTGCTCAACTCATCTCAGTCATGGACCCATGTAGCATTCACAGTTACAACTGATAGGTGGCAGTAAAATACCAATATATGGACACATTTCATCGGAATAATTCGCTACGCAAACTCCATTGCCTTACACAATGGATTTACAATTCTTCAAATGCGTGGCGTGCGCAAACACACAACACCTAATAAAATTATGTGAAATATTattacacacatatacagtaccagtcaaaagtttggacacactactcattcaagggtttttctttgtttttactattttctacatgtagaataatagcgaagacatcaaaactatgaaataacacatatggaatcatgtagtaaccaaaaaagcgttaaacaaatctaaatattttatatttgagattcttctgtATCTGCAAACAGCAAGTTAAATATAGATAATTCCGCTTCATAGTACAAATATATTCTCCCTAGAAAGACGGGTTGCCTCCCAGGTCTCTCAGATTTGACTcttaatatagcctatagccttgAATTAAATAAATGTGTGACATGGAATCACCTCAACTGAAAAAAAGACCTATTTTCTAGCTGCAGAATGACAAACAATATATTTTCATAATGAGTAAGACATAAGGCAATACAGCAACACTTCACATCAAGTTCTTAAGTGTAGTAACTTTATGATTATTACAATAGCAACATTGTTGTTACCTTGGACTTTGGAAATTGCTTGATGACTGCATAATAGCGGAGTGGAACAAGGAACAGCGCCTATTCCTCTTGTATACAGTACTTACAAAAACTCTCAGCTCATTATGCTATTAAAATGCAATTACCAAAGTATTATGTAACAACAAGCTAATAAAATGTTGGTTAAAAGTAATTACAGTTTTATTACACAGGCACAAGAACAGTTCAATGTTAAGTGTTACTGAGCATGCGAACAGTAACAATATGGCTATTAAATGTAGAAAGGAAATTAAATATCCAAAAACTGCTTTCTTGAATCAGCCACAGCCAAGGTAGGTGCAGAATCATGTTAGTTTGTATTCTGAGTAATCCATTCCTTTAAAGATGGTATCGTGTGTGTTTGAAACAAGAACACTTGCCCTCAGATGGACACAGAGTTTCACAAGTTGTTTTTGCTAAGCATCCAACTTGCTGTTTGCAAATGGCTTTTAATGTCTCTGCAGAATGTTCAGGTATCATTCAATTCATTTCAACGTTTTACCTTTTCAGTGGCATGTTGAACGAGTCATACAGTAGTTGAGCGTCACAACTTATTATACCTATTTGTACAAAATATAATTGGTTCATTGGTTTGACTTGATTATGTACACCTGGGGTAATGGACATTCAGGAAATTGGATATTTacataatgtagtaatgtattaatacatgtattgtgtagatCAAACATGACTGTCAGATAGATTGGAATTGTATAGGAGATTGTGCTTGCTATTCATTATATTTATATCTTCAACATGCAGCTCCagatacagccctgccattagtAAAAGGCCAATAGTTTCTGAAAAGTAGTACATTCCTGAGACCTgtattcaaatatatatttttaagtagtTGCTTTCtcagatctgtattcaaatagttttGAAAAGTAGTCACGTTCtgagatctgtattcaaatagatTTAAAAAAGTAGTACTTTTTtggatctgtattcaaatagttgtAGTCACCTCCCAAGTAACTATTTGTTCCTTCAAAAATAGCCATGTGTTCAAAACTCTATGTAGTACCTGTATCACTAAGAGAATGTCCAAATTAATAATGTATACATTTATGCAGTATAAATAATACAGTGGAAGGCATATTTGTATTTCCATATTCATCTTTATATTTTAATACTTCCCATAGCTAATAACCTTGAAGTTTATATGAATTTGGATGGGGGAGTGCAGTAGTTGGTTGGAGTGAATTAGTCTCAGGAGTTTAGCCAAGCTGTGGGGGTTAATGTAGCTGGAGCCGTGGCTGGTTTGGTGCATGGCAGTATAGAGTCAAATACTTAAACAAGTaaaggcagtggtgtaaagtacttaagtacaaatactttaaagtactacttaagtcgttttttgggctACCTTTactttaccatttatatttttgacaacttttacttttacttcactacattcctaaagaaaataatgtactttttcctccatacattttccctgacacccaaaagtacattacttgttacattttgaatgcttagcagtccaattcacatacttatcaagagaacattgctggtcatccctactgcctctgatctggaggactcacttaACACAattgcttcatttgtaaattatgtctgagtgttggagtacgcccctggctatccgtaaaaaataaataaaaagaaaatagGGAAAGGGGACCTAgtctgttgtacaactgaatgccttcaactgaaatgtgtcttcagcatttaacccaaacaccctgaatcagagaggtggagGGCTGCCTtcatcgacatccacgtcttcagcacCAGGGgcacagtggattaactgccttgcttaggggcagaacgacaggtttttaccttgtcagctaggttactggcccaacgttctaaccactaggctacctgccgccccaatagagctgtctggtttgtttaatcaaaataatttgaaattatttatactttgacttttacctttgatacttaagtatattattTCAATCACATTTACTTTTGACACTGAAGTATacttaaaaacaaatacttttagacttttactcaagtagtattttactgggtgactttcacttttacttgagtcgtttcctattaaggcatctttacttttactcaagtatgacaagtactttttccaccactgagtaaaggtgttattattataataattaccATAATTAATATTGTTTTTTTTCAGAGAGACAAAATCTGTTTGGACACATTTCCTTTGTTTAGACAATTTGTATTATTTATGACAGGCTGGCATTGGTCATGTTTCTCTGAGCAACAGCGTTGTGCAATAGCAAATTAGCATGTGCTTGGACGTCAATTTTGGAACGGGAAAGCCCTGTTGATCTTTCTGTGAATATTGATTCGATTCACCAACATTTACATAACAGAGGTAGTTCTGTGAAACAAGCTCATGTGATGAGTTACCTTGTCTGGACCTGAAGACTTGCATTAGCACCCCGAGCTAATTCCGTGGTTTTAGCTTAATGGGCTAAAACTGCCTTGTGGAGTGCAGGAGAACCAGATCCCGTCACCAATGTAACCGGGGTTTCCTGCAAGCAAACACAAGTCATCAGGCAAGGTAAAGCATCATGCAATCCTCtattacatttgcaatatgtGTGAGCAAAGCAGTATTAGTGAGACAAGATATATTTACCCATTCACACATGAAAGGGTCTATCTTGATGCCACAGACCAGGAaatcagaaaaaaaaaaaatctatctcaCTTGGTTGAATTCTAACAAGAGGAAAATACAATGACAGTGCCTAAATTGGGCTACATTCATTCAGTATGAACTGTAGCATAACTCATATAAAGAAATATTTGAGTTGGAAAAGTAAATCAATAATTCTGTTCCTTTCCGTCAAAAAAAAAATAGACTTGCTCTTGCTACATGAAGTACATTGGTTGGTGGATGAAAGGTTTTCTAAATGGTTGAGGTAATACATCTAGGTAGGCATCTCATTACAGACGGCATGTGCAATCACAAGTGAATGACTCCTTCAAAATAGATCTATTTTGGGCACTTGATTCAATAATACTGTGTTCTTTGTTCATgggaaaaaaatgtgtttgcaAAACCCCTGAGGGTAACAAGTTTGTTATAATTTTAGGAAATAAAATCAGTTTCAAACTAATGTATATTATGGGCAAGAAAGCCTTCTGTTGACAGCTGTACCCCTTGTTGTCCTTGTCCTTTGTAGCATCATGGTGTCAGTGTCCCTGTCTAGATGTGTCCTTGTTTTGtctcttattttatttttaattcacTCGCTGTAGTAATTTGATTGTATTTCAATGAAAAGTGTGTAATAAATGCAATGTATTATTATGATTAAGgaatttttcaaaaatgttttataaGATTGGAGATCCATTTGCAGCCAAGTTTCACCCTCCTGGCAGAAGCAACtgtgtttttggctaaaatgtcctggtacttggtaaagttcatgatgtcattgaccttaacaagggcctcaagaccagtggaagcaaaatagccccataacataaaatatccaccaccatattttaaaGTAGGTgtgaggtacttttctgcattattggcacccctgttttatgagattggagaacacattgggagggatcttagaccattcctccgtacagaatatttccagatccttgatatctttcatctgcgcttatggactgccctcttcaattcaaacaacAGGTTTTCAAAGGGGCTCATGTCAGGAGActaagatggccattgcaaaatgttgattttgtggtcaattaaccatttctttgtggattttgatgtgtgcttggcattactgtcttgctggaagatccacaaGTTTCAGCCTCTTGACAgagacaaccaggtttttggctaaataattttgacccctctttaaaatatatatagtacTTGTGAAACACaatctatttctctgagcaattataTTTGTATAAAATAATATCATTTTCCAATTTGAGCATATAATATAGCTCAGTATGTGTAATTTAATTTataccgttttttttttttgcttatcTTTATCAAGCCttgtctcttacaaaagctttccagaacttgcaaactgctttttatactgttcaacataccttgtgtcaattgaagcttatcctcaatactgacaaaactaaactaatggtgttttctaatgcaagaaatagacctctgaacctttcacctattactacctgtcagggcaaggagattgaggttgtaacctcatataaatatcttggaattctaattgatgacggcctctcttttaaattgcatattcaacaacttacaaaaaaattgaagctgaaattgggattttattttaggaataaggcctgtttttcttttgaagccaggaggctagtatcagctacatgtatgcctttactagactatggggatattttatatatgaatgcttccgctcagtgtttgagatcaattgacactctttaccatggcactttgagatttattttaaactgcaaaacccttacgcaccactgcactttgtataccagggttggctggccttctctagtcactcgtaggctcagtcactggtatacttttatttacaaagccattttgggtttactacctttttattgttcagaaatgtggtgggtattCTCTTCGTTCgttggactttatcctgctaactgttccaaatgtccgaactgaatttgctaaaagggcttttatgtactctgcgccatcgtcttggaacaccttacaaaataattttaaactggaagaacttgtcccgattggtgtttttaaatcactgatgaaggattttggggctgattccctgacctgtcaatgtttttaatttgctgtttttgattttgtgatactcttgtgaattcaatggtttttactagattacttgtagtttttcatgttgtctgtctgtaatttttgtaatgacttggtgctgcctatcttggccaggacgctcttgaaaaagagattttaaatctcaatgagcccttcctggttaaataaaggttaaataaaaaaataaaaataaatcaagggtgccaattattttggacctgactgtatgtgACATCCATTTCAATCAGTCTCCCCAAAGCTCTCATTTACATTTGCTGAGGGCAATTATTGTTAACAAGGTTATTCAAAAACTGCTAGATGTTGTTAGTTCAGACTGGAGTTAAACTAACTGTCACCTACACTGAGACAAGCAAAACTTTCCGTTCCTATTCTTTCCATTCATTATCTCCATTCTCCCCCTCAGGTGTTCTGTCCCCATAAACCACAATGGCTCAGGATAACTGTTCCTCTCTGGGTCTACCTGCCACCACTCCTGACCAGCTGGGTTGGAATTTGTCCTGGGCCCTGGGCAACATCAGTGCTGATGACATGGAGGACATGTGCCTGAGTCGGAGTCAGTACCTGGAGAAGTTTCTAGGCTTCCGGCGGTCACCCATGTTCCTGCCTGTCTGCATTACCTTCCTCATCATCTTCATTGTGGGATTGTTAGGGAACATGCTCACCTGCAGCGTCATCGTGCGCAACAAGGTGATGCGGACGCCAACCAACTACTACCTATTCAGTCTGGCCGTGTCCGACTTATTGGTCCTAGTCCTGGGTATGCCATTGGAACTCTATGAGATGTGGAGCAACTACCCATTCCTGTTCGGTGCTGGCGGCTGCTACTTCAAGACCTTCCTGTTCGAGACTGTCTGCTTTGCGTCCATCCTCATTATAACAGCGCTGAGCGTGGAGCGATACATCGCCGTGATACACCCGCTCAAGGTCAAGCACGTCGCCACTCGTGCCCACGCCAAGCACGTCATCCTGATGCTGTGGGCCATGTCCATGGCGTGCGCCGTGCCCAACACCAGCCTCCACGGGGTGGCCATGCTGGGAAACCGGTTCGGGCGCCAATTCCCCGAGTCGGCCATCTGCATGATGGTGAAGCCCCGGTGGATGTACAACCTGATTATCCAGGTGACCACGCTGGTCTTCTTCCTGCTGCCCATGCTCATCATCACTGGGCTGTACCTGCGCATTGGCCTGCAGTTGAGGATGGAGAGGGGCATGCAGGGGCTGGGGACCGGGCCGAGTTTTGGTTCGGACAGCCACTGGAGTGTCCACAGGCAGCAGCAGACGGCACGCCACCGGCAGGTCACCAAAATGCTATGTGAGTTTCACATCCACTGTCTCTATAGTACCAGAATGTCCTGGACATGTGCAGattatagacctactgtatatctatattcaATTGTGATTTAAAACTCTTTCAATTAGCAAGATGCTGTGTAAGTCCTCACCCACTTTCTCTACAGTACCAGAAGGGTTGAGAGGAGATAAGAGGAAATGACAAATTATAGCCCGATATCTCCATTGAATTGGGCTTTACAGGTATTTTCTGAAGTACAAACTAAAAGATTAGTTCCTAATCGTGTCCATTGTTACTTAAATATTGCTCTTGCTTTCAGATGATAAGACGTTCTGGAAAGTGACAAATTATAGACCGATCTCTTGAATTTGGATTTAAAATTCTGTGCTGAAGTACAAACCAATATATTCGTTTCTAAACATGTTTATTGTCACTTAAACATGTCTTGTTCTCAATGTCTGCAAATGTATTTTCTTCTATCCGCCTGTCCGTCtgcatctgtctgtctgagtgcctATCTGCCCCTCCGTCCATCTGTCTGCTTGCTTTTCTGTCCATCCAACTGTCCGTCTTTCCACCAGGCGTACTGGTGATCGTCTTCGGCATCTGCTGGGCTCCTTTCCACATTGACCGCCTCATGTGGAGCTTCATAAACTCCTGGACTGGCCACCACCACCTGGTCTTCGAGTACGTCCACATCGTCTCCGGGGTCTTCTTCTACCTCAGCTCGGCGGTCAACCCCATCCTCTACAGCCTCATGTCCACCCGCTTCCGGGAGATGTTCCGGCAGGTCACGTGTCGCTACGGCTCATGCGGCGGTCACGTGCGCCAGCTGACCTCCGGCTGCACCCAACTGACCCTGCGTAGTACTGTCAACGAGAAGCCGCAACACAATGGGACCCCAGAGAGAATCACCccagacagagaggagcagaacGTGTACGTAGACTCCCACCAGCAGCCTGTATATGTCCAGATTAAATATGAgtgaggggggtgggggtacCAAAACGACCGTATTTGTGACTGAATGAACGTGTACAGTGAAAGTTTGGATGGAGCGAAAGCAACAGTGTTGAAGTTTTGGCCTCGACTTTGGAGCAGAATTCTGACTGGGGATACCAAAAATGAAACAAGATTAATAACAAATGTATCACTGATTGAATGTGTACAGTGAGTGTGGCTAGAGCGAAAGTTGTCTTTGGCTTTGGATTTAAAATAGATTTCCCACAAACATACGAATTGTTTTGTGGGATATTCAAATGATTATTCTGTGCAGATGAA
This window contains:
- the LOC139551085 gene encoding neuromedin-U receptor 1-like; translated protein: MAQDNCSSLGLPATTPDQLGWNLSWALGNISADDMEDMCLSRSQYLEKFLGFRRSPMFLPVCITFLIIFIVGLLGNMLTCSVIVRNKVMRTPTNYYLFSLAVSDLLVLVLGMPLELYEMWSNYPFLFGAGGCYFKTFLFETVCFASILIITALSVERYIAVIHPLKVKHVATRAHAKHVILMLWAMSMACAVPNTSLHGVAMLGNRFGRQFPESAICMMVKPRWMYNLIIQVTTLVFFLLPMLIITGLYLRIGLQLRMERGMQGLGTGPSFGSDSHWSVHRQQQTARHRQVTKMLCVLVIVFGICWAPFHIDRLMWSFINSWTGHHHLVFEYVHIVSGVFFYLSSAVNPILYSLMSTRFREMFRQVTCRYGSCGGHVRQLTSGCTQLTLRSTVNEKPQHNGTPERITPDREEQNVYVDSHQQPVYVQIKYE